Proteins co-encoded in one Arachis hypogaea cultivar Tifrunner chromosome 13, arahy.Tifrunner.gnm2.J5K5, whole genome shotgun sequence genomic window:
- the LOC112735508 gene encoding protein MAIN-LIKE 1-like, protein MLTCDHPVPPDRYDNRVEEQLWFTGFYHASQIGIVQCQKALVNALVERWHPDTHTFHIPVGECAVTLEDVALILGLPTDGLPVTGMTISSFEVLEAECLHQFGVAPRKSNCRGSCIKLTWLRDLKERLQLTDENSIQRYVKCHIMLLIGTILFGDKSGASVHWKFLPLLSDFGSIGQYSWGSACLTHLYRALCRASRYDYKEIDGPLTLLLVWAFIRMPYLAPVPREPRSFPLANRDM, encoded by the exons ATGTTGACCTGTGATCATCCTGTGCCCCCGGATCGGTATGATAATAGAGTGGAGGAGCAACTATGGTTTACTGGTTTTTATCATGCGTCCCAAATTGGAATAGTCCAATGTCAGAAGGCGCTGGTGAATGCTTTAGTCGAAAGGTGGCATCCAGATACACATACCTTCCACATTCCTGTTGGTGAATGTGCTGTGACGCTGGAAGATGTGGCCTTAATTCTCGGTCTTCCGACGGACGGTCTTCCAGTCACAGGGATGACTATTAGTAGTTTTGAAGTCTTAGAGGCGGAGTGTCTGCATCAGTTTGGGGTTGCACCAAGAAAGTCAAACTGTAGAGGGAGCTGTATAAAACTGACATGGCTTCGTGATCTGAAAGAACGTTTACAGTTGACTGATGAAAATAGTATACAGAGGTACGTGAAGTGCCATATTATGTTGTTGATCGGTACCATATTGTTTGGAGACAAGTCTGGAGCATCTGTGCACTGGAAATTTCTGCCCTTGCTAAGTGATTTTGGCAGTATCGGACAATACAGTTGGGGTTCAGCATGCCTAACCCACCTTTACAGGGCATTATGCAGGGCATCTCGTTATGACTATAAAGAGATTGATGGTCCACTCACACTGTTGCTCGTTTGGGCTTTTATCAGAATGCCATATCTAGCACCGGTTCCGAGGGAACCCCGCAGTTTTCCCCTTGCAAATAG GGACATGTAA